The following coding sequences are from one Hymenobacter sp. DG25A window:
- the treF gene encoding alpha,alpha-trehalase TreF: MRRPLCLPSTFNRLLLLGCLLLSLRGQAQQASPRQLYPGLFEAVQLGHVFPDNKTFVDAVAREQPEVVLRAYQQQKDQPGFDLKAFVATHFIAPAEVGGSYKSQVSAGICHHIDTLWAVLQRQPDAGTQFSSLLPLPRPYIVPGGRFREVYYWDSYFTMLGLQQSHRTLVIRDMVDNFAYLIDHYGFIPNGNRTYYLTRSQPPFFALMVNLLAEEEGRATLVRYQPQLLREYAFWMGGVDSLWQPGSTHRMVVKMPGGEVLNRYWDSSQQPREESYAEDVAAARQSTQPPAAFYQNVRAAAASGWDFSTRWFGPDGQLGSIQTLDMVPVDLNSLLYHLETTLARTYQLQNNTAQALVFSAKAQRRKKALLAYCWDKKAGWFQDYNLRLRQRSTVPTLAGVYPLAFGLASSGQAKKVAAVLREKFLKEGGLVTTLSQSGQQWDAPNAWAPLQWLAIDGLERYHQSKLARTIATRWVHLNVSVFQQTGKLMEKYNVLDTQLKAGGGEYPLQDGFGWTNGVLLRLMNRYQLEGAETGK; this comes from the coding sequence GCTGCTGAGTTTGCGCGGGCAGGCCCAGCAGGCTTCGCCCCGGCAGCTGTATCCCGGCCTGTTTGAGGCCGTGCAGCTGGGCCACGTATTTCCCGATAATAAAACCTTCGTGGATGCCGTGGCCCGGGAGCAACCGGAAGTCGTACTGCGCGCTTACCAGCAGCAAAAAGACCAGCCGGGCTTCGATCTGAAGGCTTTCGTCGCCACGCATTTCATTGCCCCCGCTGAGGTAGGAGGGAGCTATAAAAGCCAGGTTTCGGCCGGTATCTGTCACCATATTGACACGCTCTGGGCGGTGCTGCAGCGGCAGCCGGATGCGGGCACGCAGTTCTCGTCCTTGCTGCCTTTGCCGCGCCCGTACATTGTGCCCGGCGGACGCTTCCGGGAGGTGTATTACTGGGACTCTTACTTTACGATGCTGGGTTTGCAGCAAAGCCACCGCACCCTGGTTATCCGGGATATGGTGGACAACTTTGCCTACCTGATAGACCACTACGGCTTCATCCCCAACGGTAACCGCACTTACTACCTCACCCGCTCGCAGCCGCCCTTTTTTGCCCTGATGGTAAACCTGCTGGCTGAGGAAGAAGGCCGGGCTACACTGGTGCGCTATCAGCCCCAGCTGCTCCGAGAATACGCCTTCTGGATGGGCGGCGTCGACTCCCTCTGGCAGCCCGGCAGCACCCACCGTATGGTAGTAAAAATGCCTGGCGGCGAAGTGCTCAACCGCTACTGGGACAGCAGCCAGCAACCCCGGGAAGAATCCTACGCCGAAGATGTAGCGGCCGCCCGGCAAAGCACCCAGCCGCCCGCCGCGTTCTATCAGAACGTGCGCGCGGCCGCCGCTTCCGGCTGGGACTTCAGCACCCGCTGGTTTGGCCCCGATGGGCAGCTGGGCTCCATCCAAACCCTGGACATGGTGCCGGTCGATTTAAACAGCCTGCTGTATCACTTGGAAACCACACTGGCCCGCACCTATCAGCTGCAAAACAACACCGCGCAGGCCTTGGTATTTAGCGCGAAAGCCCAACGCCGCAAAAAGGCGTTGCTGGCGTATTGCTGGGATAAAAAAGCCGGCTGGTTTCAGGACTATAACCTGCGGCTGCGGCAGCGCTCCACGGTGCCCACGCTGGCTGGCGTGTATCCGCTGGCGTTCGGGCTGGCCTCTTCCGGCCAGGCGAAAAAGGTAGCAGCTGTATTGCGGGAGAAGTTTCTGAAAGAAGGCGGCCTGGTGACCACGCTCAGCCAAAGCGGCCAGCAGTGGGATGCGCCCAATGCCTGGGCTCCGCTGCAATGGCTGGCTATTGATGGCCTGGAGCGCTACCACCAATCAAAGCTGGCGCGCACCATAGCCACCCGCTGGGTGCATCTCAACGTGAGCGTATTTCAGCAAACCGGCAAGCTGATGGAGAAATACAACGTACTGGATACGCAGCTGAAAGCCGGCGGCGGCGAGTACCCGCTGCAGGATGGCTTCGGCTGGACCAACGGTGTGCTGCTCAGGCTCATGAACCGCTACCAGCTGGAAGGCGCCGAAACCGGAAAATAG